In Phenylobacterium zucineum HLK1, one DNA window encodes the following:
- the purQ gene encoding phosphoribosylformylglycinamidine synthase subunit PurQ encodes MTKAAVIVFPGSNCDRDCKVAIERATGARVDMVWHGETELPSGVDLIVLPGGFSYGDYLRCGAMAALSPIMPEVKAAAERGVATVGICNGFQVLCEAGLLPGALLRNEKLKYVCKPVELEVVNSQTRFTAGYQGRRQAVMTVGNGEGNFFADEATLDRLEGEGQVVFRYADNPNGSARDIAGIVNARGNVLGMMPHPDRAFEAELGSADGAILFQSALASA; translated from the coding sequence ATGACCAAAGCCGCCGTCATCGTCTTCCCCGGCTCCAACTGCGACCGGGACTGCAAGGTCGCCATCGAGCGCGCCACGGGCGCCCGGGTCGACATGGTCTGGCACGGGGAGACCGAGCTTCCCTCGGGCGTGGACCTGATCGTCCTGCCGGGCGGGTTCTCGTACGGCGACTACCTGCGCTGCGGCGCCATGGCGGCGCTCTCGCCGATCATGCCCGAGGTGAAGGCCGCGGCCGAACGTGGCGTCGCCACCGTGGGCATCTGCAACGGCTTCCAGGTCCTGTGCGAGGCGGGCCTGCTGCCCGGCGCCCTGCTGCGCAACGAGAAGCTCAAGTACGTCTGCAAGCCGGTGGAGCTGGAGGTGGTCAATTCCCAGACCCGCTTCACCGCCGGCTACCAGGGCCGCCGCCAGGCCGTGATGACCGTGGGCAACGGCGAGGGCAACTTCTTCGCCGACGAGGCCACGCTGGACCGGCTGGAGGGCGAGGGCCAGGTGGTGTTCCGCTACGCCGACAATCCCAACGGCTCGGCGCGCGACATCGCCGGCATCGTCAACGCGCGCGGCAACGTGCTGGGCATGATGCCCCACCCCGACCGAGCGTTCGAGGCCGAGCTCGGGTCGGCGGACGGCGCCATCCTCTTCCAGAGCGCCCTCGCCAGCGCCTGA